A portion of the Nitratidesulfovibrio termitidis HI1 genome contains these proteins:
- a CDS encoding catalase: protein MTKHKLTTNAGAPVPDNQNAMTAGPRGPMLLQDVWFLEKLAHFDREVIPERRMHAKGSGAYGTFTVTHDITKFTKAALFSKIGKKTDLFVRFSTVAGERGAADAERDIRGFAIKFYTEQGNWDLVGNNTPVFFLRDPLKFPDLNHAVKRDPRTNMRSAKNNWDFWSSLPEALHQVTVVMSDRGIPASYRHMHGFGSHTFSFISPDNQRYWVKFHLRTQQGIKNLTDAEAEAIVARDRESHQRDLYDSIERGDFPRWTLYVQVMPEKDADTCPYHPFDLTKVWFHKDYPLIEVGVLELNRNPENYFAEVEQAAFNPASVVPGIGFSPDKMLQGRLFSYGDAHRYRLGVNHHLIPVNAARCPMHSYHRDGMMRVDGNHGSTLAYEPNSYGEWQQQPDFAEPPLALSGEAGHWEYTCDDVDYFDQPGRLFRLMTPQQQEVLFQNTARAMGDAPEEIKRRHAGNCAKADPAYGAGVAKALGLKM from the coding sequence ATGACCAAGCACAAGCTCACCACCAACGCAGGCGCCCCGGTACCCGACAACCAGAACGCCATGACCGCCGGGCCGCGCGGCCCCATGCTGCTGCAGGACGTGTGGTTTCTGGAAAAGCTGGCCCACTTCGACCGGGAGGTAATCCCCGAGCGGCGCATGCACGCCAAGGGGTCCGGCGCGTACGGCACCTTCACCGTCACCCACGACATCACGAAATTCACCAAGGCCGCCCTGTTCTCGAAAATCGGCAAGAAGACCGACCTCTTCGTGCGCTTTTCCACCGTGGCGGGCGAACGCGGCGCGGCCGACGCGGAACGCGACATCCGGGGCTTCGCCATCAAGTTCTACACGGAACAGGGCAACTGGGACCTGGTGGGCAACAACACCCCGGTCTTCTTCCTGCGCGACCCGCTGAAATTCCCCGACCTGAACCACGCCGTGAAGCGCGACCCGCGCACCAACATGCGCAGCGCCAAAAACAACTGGGATTTCTGGTCCTCGTTGCCCGAAGCGCTGCATCAGGTCACCGTGGTCATGAGCGACCGGGGCATCCCCGCCAGCTACCGGCACATGCACGGTTTCGGCAGCCACACCTTCAGCTTCATCAGCCCGGACAACCAGCGCTACTGGGTAAAGTTCCACCTGCGCACCCAGCAGGGCATCAAGAACCTGACCGACGCCGAGGCCGAAGCCATCGTGGCCAGGGACCGCGAAAGCCACCAGCGCGACCTGTACGACAGCATCGAGCGCGGCGACTTCCCCCGCTGGACCCTGTACGTGCAGGTCATGCCCGAAAAGGACGCGGACACCTGCCCCTACCACCCCTTCGACCTGACCAAGGTATGGTTTCACAAGGACTACCCGCTCATCGAGGTGGGCGTGCTGGAACTGAACCGCAACCCCGAAAACTACTTCGCCGAGGTGGAGCAGGCCGCGTTCAACCCCGCCAGCGTGGTGCCGGGCATCGGCTTTTCGCCCGACAAGATGTTGCAGGGCCGCCTGTTCTCCTACGGTGATGCGCACCGCTACCGGCTGGGCGTGAATCATCACCTGATCCCGGTCAACGCCGCGCGCTGCCCCATGCACAGCTACCACCGCGACGGAATGATGCGCGTGGACGGCAACCACGGCAGCACCCTGGCCTACGAGCCCAACAGCTACGGTGAGTGGCAGCAGCAGCCCGACTTCGCCGAGCCCCCGCTGGCCCTCAGCGGCGAGGCGGGGCACTGGGAATACACCTGCGACGACGTGGACTACTTCGACCAGCCGGGACGCCTGTTCCGCCTGATGACCCCGCAGCAGCAGGAAGTACTGTTCCAGAACACCGCCCGGGCCATGGGCGACGCGCCGGAAGAGATCAAGCGCCGCCATGCGGGCAACTGCGCCAAGGCCGATCCCGCCTACGGCGCGGGCGTGGCCAAGGCCCTGGGCCTGAAGATGTAG